A window of Syntrophaceae bacterium genomic DNA:
AATACGACGAGAAGCTCAAGAAGGCCGAGGAGGAGATCCAGGGCATCTCCGACATGATCCGGGCCCAGGGCGAGGAGGAGAAGAAGCGGATCATCGCCGAGGCCGAGCGGGCCGCCGCCAAGATGAAGGAGGACGCCAAGGCGCGCATGGATCAGGAGCTCAAGAAGGCGAAGAACGAGCTGCGGCTCGAGGCCTCCGAGCTGGCCGTCCAGATGGCCGAGGACATTCTCAAGAAGAAGGTCACGAAGGAAGACCATGAGGCCATGGTCCGCGAATATCTCGACAGGATGGTGAAGAAAAATTGATCAGCAGCGATCTGGCAAAGCGTTACGCACGGGCCTTCTTCGACATCGCCGTCGAGGAGGGGAAGATCGAGGTCTACGGGAAGGAGCTGGCCTCCTTCGCGGCCATGGTCTCGCAGAACAAGGACCTGCGGGACTTCCTCGCCAACCCCATCTTTGAGCTGAAAGCCAAGAAGACCGTCATCGAGGAGCTCCTCGGCCGCGTGCAGATATCCGAGCGGACGGCCAACTTTCTGCGGCTGCTCGTGGACAAGCAGCGCATCGGGATGCTCGGGGAAGTGGAGAACGCATACAAGGAACTCATGGACAAGACCCTGAAGAAGGTTCGCGTCTCCGTCCGGACCGCCTACCCGCTCACCGCCGAGCTCGAGCAGGCCCTCAAGCAGCGGGTGGCCGAGATGACGGGCAAGGAAGTGGAAATGACGGTCGAGGACGACACCTCGCTCATCGGGGGGCTCGTCGTCCGGGTGGGGGACACCCTGTACGACGGCAGCATCAAGGCACAACTGGGCAATATCAGGAAGCTCTTAGGAGAGGAGAGATAGGAGAATGGAACCGATCAGGGCAGAGGAAATCAGTCAGATCATCTCCAAGCAGATCAAGGAGTATGAGAAGAAGCTGGATATCAGCGAAACCGGAACGGTCCTGTCCGTCGGCGACGGCATCGCCCGCATCTACGGCGTGCAGAACGCCATGGCCATGGAGCTTCTCGAGTTCCCCGGCGGCATCCTGGGCATGGTCCTGAACCTCGAGCGCGACAACGTCGGCGTGGCCATTCTCGGCGACGACACGCACATCAAGGAAGGCGACATGGTCAAGCGCACGGGCCGCATCGCGGAAGTGCCCGTGGGCGACGCCCTGCTCGGCCGCGTCATCGACGCCACGGGCCGCCCGCTCGACGGCAAGGGGCCCATCGAGACGAAGGAATTCCGCCGCATCGAGATGGTCGCCCCGGGCGTCATCGCCCGCCAGCCCG
This region includes:
- the atpF gene encoding F0F1 ATP synthase subunit B, translating into MNQAEKTHVHGKSGWLGAMTVLGVVLAATVAWAAGGGDDHGDTRAQLIDFGWRMANFLILMGILYWLMWKKIKTFFANRREGIKASLEEAEVVKADAEKKFREYDEKLKKAEEEIQGISDMIRAQGEEEKKRIIAEAERAAAKMKEDAKARMDQELKKAKNELRLEASELAVQMAEDILKKKVTKEDHEAMVREYLDRMVKKN
- the atpH gene encoding ATP synthase F1 subunit delta, whose amino-acid sequence is MISSDLAKRYARAFFDIAVEEGKIEVYGKELASFAAMVSQNKDLRDFLANPIFELKAKKTVIEELLGRVQISERTANFLRLLVDKQRIGMLGEVENAYKELMDKTLKKVRVSVRTAYPLTAELEQALKQRVAEMTGKEVEMTVEDDTSLIGGLVVRVGDTLYDGSIKAQLGNIRKLLGEER